Proteins found in one Deltaproteobacteria bacterium genomic segment:
- a CDS encoding aminotransferase class I/II-fold pyridoxal phosphate-dependent enzyme, which produces MTRTYRHLETKLIHAGEPDPRICGAVSLPVFQSSTFEALGEPGYFDLKYIRLNNTPNHVALHQKLAACENGEAGLVTASGMAAISTTLLTILSSGDHLLAQDCLYGGTHDFITTDLPLLGISFDFIDGNDPDSWQSKLRPTTRAIYVETMTNPLLQVADLKAVVRFAKASGIVSLIDNTFASPVNFRPLDWGFDLSLHSCSKYLNGHSDIVAGAVIGPSSMIERIAHKLAHLGGSLDPHACFLLHRGMKTLAVRMQYQNESALAIARFLQAHPSVEMVNYPGLDTHPGHARASDLFEGFGGMMSFEIRGGLEAAEQFIERVTLPICAPSLGGVEALITRPAATSHAGMAPEDRKALGISDSLIRLSVGLESTEDMIADFDQALS; this is translated from the coding sequence ATGACCCGAACCTACAGGCATCTCGAGACCAAACTCATCCATGCCGGCGAGCCCGACCCGCGCATCTGCGGGGCCGTCAGCCTCCCGGTGTTCCAGTCATCCACCTTCGAGGCCCTTGGCGAACCCGGCTACTTTGATCTCAAGTACATCCGCCTCAACAACACCCCGAATCACGTGGCCCTCCATCAGAAGCTGGCCGCCTGCGAAAACGGAGAGGCCGGGCTGGTAACCGCCAGCGGCATGGCCGCCATCTCCACAACGCTCCTCACCATTCTGTCATCGGGGGATCACCTCCTGGCCCAAGACTGCCTCTATGGCGGGACCCACGATTTCATCACCACCGACCTTCCTTTGCTCGGGATCTCATTCGATTTCATCGATGGGAATGACCCGGACTCCTGGCAGTCCAAACTGAGGCCCACCACCAGGGCCATCTATGTGGAGACCATGACCAACCCCCTCCTCCAGGTGGCGGACCTGAAGGCGGTGGTGCGGTTTGCCAAGGCATCGGGGATCGTGTCCCTGATTGACAACACCTTTGCCAGCCCGGTCAATTTCAGGCCCCTGGACTGGGGGTTTGATCTCTCCCTCCACAGCTGCTCCAAGTACTTAAACGGGCATTCGGACATCGTGGCCGGCGCAGTGATCGGCCCTTCCAGCATGATCGAACGGATCGCCCACAAACTGGCCCACTTGGGCGGCTCCCTGGACCCCCATGCCTGCTTCCTCCTCCATCGCGGGATGAAGACCCTGGCCGTGAGGATGCAGTATCAGAACGAGAGCGCCCTTGCGATCGCCCGGTTCCTTCAGGCCCATCCATCCGTTGAGATGGTCAATTACCCAGGGCTCGATACGCACCCGGGGCATGCCCGTGCATCAGATCTGTTTGAAGGCTTCGGCGGGATGATGAGCTTTGAGATCAGGGGCGGGCTGGAGGCCGCGGAGCAGTTCATAGAGCGGGTCACCCTCCCCATCTGTGCACCGAGCCTCGGCGGGGTGGAGGCCCTCATCACCCGTCCGGCCGCCACCTCCCATGCCGGAATGGCGCCCGAGGACCGGAAGGCCCTCGGGATCTCCGACAGCCTGATCCGCCTGTCCGTGGGGCTCGAATCCACAGAGGACATGATCGCGGATTTCGATCAGGCCCTTTCCTAG
- a CDS encoding PIN domain nuclease yields MILVDSSVWIDYFNGESTWQTDLLNAYLSAIPIVMGDLILTEVLQGFRSDKDFDTAKTFLDALPFRKMGGYQVAVQSALNYRKLRKMGITVRKTMDVIIATFCIIEGLTLLHDDRDFEPIASRFPLSTCKPE; encoded by the coding sequence ATGATCCTGGTCGACTCATCCGTCTGGATCGACTATTTCAACGGTGAATCCACATGGCAGACGGATCTGCTGAATGCCTATCTCTCAGCCATTCCCATCGTCATGGGCGATCTGATTTTGACAGAGGTCCTCCAGGGATTCAGGTCTGATAAGGACTTTGACACGGCAAAGACCTTTTTAGATGCCCTCCCGTTTCGTAAAATGGGGGGCTATCAGGTAGCCGTACAAAGCGCCCTAAACTACAGGAAGCTTCGAAAGATGGGGATTACCGTGCGGAAGACAATGGATGTCATTATCGCGACGTTTTGCATCATCGAGGGATTGACATTGCTCCATGATGATCGTGATTTTGAGCCCATCGCATCCCGGTTTCCTTTAAGTACTTGTAAGCCCGAATGA